One segment of Macaca fascicularis isolate 582-1 chromosome 2, T2T-MFA8v1.1 DNA contains the following:
- the DNAJB8 gene encoding dnaJ homolog subfamily B member 8: MANYYEVLGVQASASPEDIKKAYRKLALRWHPDKNPDNKEEAEKKFKQVSEAYEVLSDSKKRSLYDRAGCDSWRAGGGASTPYGSPFDTGYTFRNPEDIFREFFGGLDPFSFEFWDSPFNSDRGGRGHGLRGAFSAGFGEFPAFMEAFSSFNTLGRSGGSHTTFSSTSFGGSGSGSSGFKSVMSSTEMINGHKVTTKRIVENGQERVEVEEDGQLKSVTVNGKEQLKWMDSK; the protein is encoded by the coding sequence ATGGCTAACTACTACGAAGTGCTGGGCGTGCAGGCCAGCGCTTCCCCGGAGGACATCAAGAAAGCCTACCGCAAGCTGGCCCTTCGCTGGCACCCCGACAAGAACCCCGACAACAAGGAGGAAGCTGAGAAGAAGTTCAAGCAGGTGTCTGAGGCCTACGAGGTCCTGTCCGACTCCAAGAAGCGCTCCCTGTACGACCGCGCGGGCTGTGACAGCTGGCGGGCTGGCGGCGGGGCCAGCACGCCCTACGGCAGCCCCTTTGACACCGGCTACACCTTCCGTAACCCTGAGGACATCTTCCGGGAGTTTTTCGGTGGCCTGGACCCCTTCTCCTTTGAGTTCTGGGACAGCCCATTCAACAGTGACCGTGGTGGCCGGGGCCATGGCCTGCGGGGGGCCTTCTCGGCGGGCTTTGGAGAGTTCCCAGCCTTCATGGAGGCCTTCTCATCCTTCAACACGCTGGGCCGCAGTGGGGGCAGCCACACCACCTTCTCATCCACTTCCTTCGGGGGCTCCGGCTCTGGCAGCTCGGGGTTCAAGTCGGTGATGTCGTCCACCGAGATGATCAATGGCCACAAGGTCACCACCAAGCGCATCGTGGAGAACGGGCAGGAGCGTGTGGAGGTGGAGGAAGATGGGCAGCTCAAGTCGGTGACTGTGAATGGCAAGGAGCAGCTCAAATGGATGGATAGCAAGTAG